The Corynebacterium comes genome window below encodes:
- the rarD gene encoding EamA family transporter RarD encodes MVYGLLAYLLWGLFPAFFPLLLPAGPVEILAHRILWTAVIMMVALTALRGWSELRHASGRTWLQLIAAGLLISSNWGIYVLAVNSNHVADAALGYFINPLLSVVLAVLFLREKLSRPQMTAVAIAAVGVFQLTFLSGQAPVMAIGMAITFGFYGLVKKQITVSPTASLAAETLVLAPLALVFIIWLESTGQGTFTSEGPGHTTLLVLSGLITTLPLLLFGKAAKHLPLSTIGMIQYLTPTMQMLWALLVTQEYLSPARWAGFIIIWIAVAIYLFDLTRRSRRPA; translated from the coding sequence ATGGTCTACGGATTGCTCGCCTACCTGCTGTGGGGCCTGTTCCCGGCATTCTTCCCGCTGCTGCTGCCCGCAGGTCCGGTGGAGATCCTCGCCCACCGCATTCTGTGGACCGCGGTGATCATGATGGTGGCGCTCACAGCGCTGCGGGGATGGAGCGAGCTACGCCACGCCTCGGGACGTACCTGGCTCCAGCTCATCGCGGCGGGCCTGCTCATCTCCTCGAACTGGGGGATCTACGTCCTGGCGGTCAACAGCAACCACGTTGCCGACGCCGCGCTGGGCTACTTCATCAACCCGTTGCTGTCGGTGGTCCTCGCGGTCCTGTTCCTCAGGGAGAAGCTCAGCCGACCCCAGATGACGGCGGTGGCCATCGCTGCGGTCGGTGTCTTTCAACTGACGTTCCTCTCCGGCCAGGCCCCCGTGATGGCCATCGGCATGGCGATCACCTTCGGCTTCTACGGCCTGGTGAAGAAGCAGATCACCGTCTCCCCCACGGCTTCGCTGGCCGCCGAGACGCTCGTCCTCGCGCCCCTCGCGCTGGTCTTCATCATCTGGCTGGAGTCGACCGGCCAGGGCACCTTCACCAGCGAAGGCCCCGGGCACACCACGCTGCTGGTGCTCTCCGGCCTGATCACCACTCTTCCCCTGCTCCTGTTCGGCAAGGCAGCCAAGCATCTGCCGCTGTCGACCATCGGCATGATCCAGTACCTCACCCCCACGATGCAGATGCTCTGGGCGCTGCTGGTCACCCAGGAGTACCTCTCCCCCGCCCGCTGGGCGGGGTTCATCATCATCTGGATCGCGGTGGCGATCTATCTGTTCGACCTCACCCGCCGGTCACGTCGACCGGCCTGA
- the dnaE gene encoding DNA polymerase III subunit alpha → MVKNSSFVHLHNHTEFSMLDGMAKIDMLAEEVSRQGMPAVGITDHGNMFGSDAFYRAMTDADVKPIIGIEAYLAPESRFNKTRVRWGEPHQKSDDVSASGAYLHQTMIAENATGLRNLFYLSSMASYEGQLGKWPRMDVDLIAERADGIIATTGCPSGDVQTRLRLGQFDQALEAAAMWQDIYGRDNYFLELMDHGLHIEQRVRRELLEIGKKLDLPPLVTNDCHYVLESQAQAHEAMLCVQTGKTLSDPDRFKFDGTGYYIKTAEEMRSLFDDTVPDGCDNTLWIAERVQDYGEIWEAHPHDRMPVAEVPEGHTPTTWLHHEVMEGLRERFKGAEVPQEYIDRANFEVEVIDMKGYPSYFLIVAEIIKHARSIGIWVGPGRGSAAGSLVAYALTITNIDPIEHGLLFERFLNPERPSAPDIDIDFDDRRRGEMIRYAADRWGEDKIAQVITFGTVKTKQALKDSARVQFGQTGYQMADRITKVLPPAIMAKDIPLSGITDPSHERYNEAGEVRSLVETDPDIRRIYETARGLEGVVRQAGVHACAVIMASVPLLEHIPMWKRPADGALITGWDYPACENIGLLKMDFLGLRNLTVIGDALENIKSNRGEDLDLESLAVEDKATYELLGRGDTLGVFQLDGGGMQELLKRMQPTGFNDIVASLALYRPGPMGVNAHWDYADRKNGRKPIEPIHPELEEPLKEILGETYGLIVYQEQIMRISQKVANYTAGEADGFRKAMGKKKPEVLEKEYAKFAAGMKTNGFGAEAIKALWDTILPFASYAFNKSHAAGYGLVSFWTAYLKAHFAPEYMAALLTSVSDKKDKSAIYLSDCRHLGLKVLSPDINESENDFVAVGEDIRFGLGAIRNVGHEVVESIVETRKVKGHFSSFSDYLEKIDLLPCNKRITESLIKGGAFDSLDHSRKGLMLIHEDAVDSVLATKKAADKGQFDLFAGFGGDDGDDAVASVFAIEVPEDTWERKHELALEREMLGLYVSGHPLDGFEEALAAQIDTPLTTILAGEMRHGAEVTIGGIISGVDRRFSKKDGSPWAIVTVEDHNGAQVELLVFNKIYALVASQIVEDNIILAKAHISIRDDRMSLFCDDLKVPELGPGNGAGLPLRLSMRTDQCTVDNIKKLKEVLVANVGDSDVYLKLISGEESTMMILGEHLRVDRSGSLMGDLKATMGPGILG, encoded by the coding sequence ATGGTCAAGAACTCTTCCTTCGTTCATCTGCACAACCACACTGAGTTCTCGATGCTCGACGGCATGGCGAAGATCGACATGCTGGCGGAGGAGGTCAGCCGGCAGGGGATGCCCGCGGTCGGCATCACCGACCACGGCAACATGTTCGGTTCAGACGCCTTCTACCGGGCGATGACGGATGCGGACGTGAAACCGATCATCGGCATCGAGGCGTATCTGGCGCCGGAGAGCCGCTTCAACAAGACCCGTGTGCGTTGGGGTGAACCCCACCAGAAGTCCGATGACGTGTCGGCCTCCGGTGCGTATCTCCACCAGACGATGATCGCGGAGAACGCCACCGGCCTGCGGAATCTCTTCTATCTCTCGTCGATGGCCTCCTACGAGGGGCAGCTGGGCAAGTGGCCGCGCATGGACGTGGACCTCATCGCCGAGCGCGCCGACGGCATCATCGCCACCACCGGCTGCCCGTCCGGCGATGTGCAGACCCGTCTGCGTCTGGGGCAGTTCGACCAGGCGCTCGAGGCCGCCGCGATGTGGCAGGACATCTACGGCCGCGACAACTACTTCCTCGAGCTCATGGACCACGGTCTGCACATTGAACAGCGGGTGCGGCGGGAACTGCTGGAGATCGGCAAGAAGCTCGACCTGCCGCCCCTGGTCACCAATGACTGCCATTACGTCCTGGAGTCCCAGGCGCAGGCGCATGAGGCGATGCTCTGCGTCCAGACCGGAAAGACGCTCAGCGACCCCGACCGCTTCAAGTTCGACGGCACCGGCTATTACATCAAGACAGCCGAGGAGATGCGTTCGCTTTTCGACGACACCGTCCCCGACGGCTGCGACAACACCCTGTGGATCGCCGAGCGTGTCCAGGACTACGGCGAGATCTGGGAGGCCCATCCGCACGACCGCATGCCGGTGGCGGAAGTCCCGGAGGGGCACACCCCGACGACGTGGCTGCACCACGAGGTGATGGAGGGACTGCGGGAGCGTTTCAAGGGCGCCGAGGTCCCCCAGGAGTACATCGACCGAGCGAACTTCGAGGTCGAGGTCATCGACATGAAGGGGTATCCGTCCTACTTCCTCATCGTCGCGGAGATCATCAAGCATGCACGTTCCATCGGCATCTGGGTCGGCCCGGGCCGTGGTTCGGCCGCCGGATCCCTGGTCGCCTATGCGCTGACCATCACGAACATCGACCCGATCGAGCACGGCCTGCTGTTCGAGCGCTTCCTCAACCCCGAGCGACCGTCGGCACCCGATATCGACATCGACTTCGATGACCGTCGACGCGGTGAGATGATCCGCTACGCCGCCGACCGCTGGGGCGAGGACAAGATCGCCCAGGTGATCACCTTCGGCACGGTGAAGACGAAGCAGGCCCTCAAGGACTCCGCCCGGGTGCAGTTCGGCCAGACCGGCTACCAGATGGCGGACCGCATCACCAAGGTCCTGCCGCCGGCCATCATGGCCAAGGACATCCCGCTCTCAGGCATCACCGATCCCTCACACGAGCGCTACAACGAGGCCGGTGAGGTCCGCAGCCTCGTCGAAACCGACCCCGATATCCGCAGGATCTACGAGACCGCCCGGGGTCTCGAGGGCGTCGTCAGGCAGGCGGGCGTCCACGCCTGTGCGGTGATCATGGCGAGCGTGCCGCTGCTCGAGCACATCCCCATGTGGAAGCGCCCGGCCGACGGTGCGCTCATCACCGGTTGGGACTACCCGGCCTGCGAGAACATCGGCCTGTTGAAGATGGACTTCCTGGGGCTACGGAACCTCACCGTCATCGGTGACGCCCTGGAGAACATCAAGAGCAACCGCGGGGAGGATCTCGATCTGGAATCCCTCGCCGTGGAGGACAAGGCCACCTATGAGCTACTGGGCAGGGGAGACACCCTCGGCGTGTTCCAGCTGGATGGCGGCGGCATGCAGGAGCTGCTCAAGCGCATGCAGCCCACCGGCTTCAATGACATCGTCGCCTCCCTGGCCCTCTATCGACCGGGACCGATGGGCGTCAACGCCCACTGGGACTACGCGGACCGCAAGAACGGGCGGAAGCCGATCGAGCCGATCCATCCCGAGCTGGAGGAACCGCTCAAGGAGATCCTCGGCGAGACCTACGGTCTCATCGTGTACCAGGAGCAGATCATGAGGATCTCGCAGAAGGTCGCGAACTACACAGCCGGTGAAGCCGACGGCTTCCGTAAGGCCATGGGCAAGAAGAAGCCGGAGGTGCTGGAGAAGGAGTACGCCAAGTTCGCCGCCGGAATGAAGACCAACGGCTTCGGTGCGGAGGCGATCAAGGCGCTGTGGGACACGATCCTGCCCTTCGCCTCCTACGCGTTCAACAAGTCCCATGCCGCAGGTTACGGCCTGGTGTCCTTCTGGACGGCCTACCTCAAGGCGCACTTCGCGCCCGAGTACATGGCGGCACTCCTGACTTCCGTGTCCGACAAGAAGGACAAGTCCGCGATCTACCTCTCCGACTGCCGCCACCTCGGCCTGAAGGTGCTTTCCCCGGACATCAACGAGTCGGAGAATGACTTCGTCGCGGTGGGCGAGGACATCCGCTTCGGCCTGGGCGCCATCCGTAACGTCGGACATGAAGTGGTCGAGTCGATCGTCGAGACGCGGAAGGTGAAGGGGCATTTCTCGAGTTTCTCCGACTACCTGGAGAAGATCGACCTTCTGCCCTGCAACAAGCGCATCACCGAGTCCCTCATCAAGGGCGGTGCCTTCGACTCGCTCGATCACTCCCGCAAGGGCCTCATGCTCATCCACGAAGACGCCGTCGATTCGGTGCTCGCCACCAAGAAGGCCGCCGACAAGGGGCAGTTCGACCTCTTCGCCGGATTCGGCGGCGACGACGGGGACGACGCCGTCGCGAGTGTGTTCGCCATAGAGGTTCCCGAGGACACGTGGGAGCGCAAGCACGAGCTCGCCCTCGAGCGCGAGATGCTCGGCCTCTACGTCTCCGGCCACCCCCTCGACGGTTTCGAGGAGGCCCTCGCTGCGCAGATCGACACGCCGCTGACCACCATCCTCGCCGGGGAGATGCGCCACGGTGCGGAGGTCACCATCGGCGGCATCATCTCGGGCGTCGACAGGCGATTCTCCAAGAAGGACGGCTCGCCGTGGGCGATCGTCACGGTGGAGGACCACAACGGCGCCCAGGTGGAACTGCTGGTGTTCAACAAGATCTACGCCCTGGTGGCCTCCCAGATCGTCGAGGACAACATCATCCTGGCCAAGGCGCACATCTCCATTCGCGACGACCGCATGTCGCTGTTCTGTGACGACCTCAAGGTTCCCGAACTGGGTCCCGGCAACGGTGCCGGCCTGCCGTTGCGCCTGAGCATGCGCACCGATCAGTGCACCGTGGACAACATCAAGAAGCTCAAGGAGGTCCTGGTGGCCAACGTCGGCGACTCGGACGTCTACCTCAAGCTGATCAGCGGTGAGGAATCCACGATGATGATCCTCGGCGAGCATCTGCGTGTCGACCGTTCCGGATCGTTGATGGGTGACCTCAAGGCGACGATGGGGCCGGGGATCCTGGGCTGA
- a CDS encoding ABC-F family ATP-binding cassette domain-containing protein, whose amino-acid sequence MASPHHLKFDGVSFTYPGSLRRVLTDITFAVPSEHVTGLIGENGAGKSTLLHLVAGVLEPDVGDITTPPVTGFIEQETQLPLSSPASALIDAAVSELRDIEKQIGDISARLADEPDLADAFDAALAMAEQTGVWELDARIASVLAGLGLAKVPLETRLGDMSGGQRRRFALAALLLRPVDAMVLDEPTNHLDDEGVDFLINELKEFRGPVLVASHDRFFLDKAADSLVDLDPGLGHEGGTGEGTRQGTLFTGSFTDYLQSREDIRRRWEELYVAQEHERSRLEKASDQGESDIFHREVSKSESRISDKFYADRAAKTLGNRLRSARNRLEALERDELPPPPARLTFHGIPEHTTLASLGEPAVVARDLWVGDRLGPLTVTVQPGEHWLVEGPNGAGKSTFLKAVEGKMQITEGLLRIPEEVSIARLSQDDEWIDLDTPAEEIFAAKVPPKSPTLVEMGLMDAETAARPLGELSLGQRRRVSLGVILASPPDILLLDEPTNHLSLALAEELEEALEEFPGTVLLATHDRWIRRRWAVRTSGRGKILSLPGRRDD is encoded by the coding sequence ATGGCCTCCCCCCACCACCTCAAGTTCGACGGTGTCAGCTTCACGTACCCGGGTTCTCTCCGGCGCGTGCTCACCGACATCACCTTCGCCGTGCCCTCCGAGCACGTGACCGGCCTGATCGGCGAGAACGGTGCGGGAAAGTCGACCCTGCTGCATCTGGTCGCGGGGGTTCTGGAACCTGACGTCGGCGACATCACCACTCCACCCGTCACGGGTTTCATCGAACAGGAGACGCAGCTTCCGCTCTCCTCGCCGGCCTCCGCGCTGATCGACGCCGCGGTGTCGGAGCTGCGGGACATCGAGAAGCAGATCGGCGACATCTCCGCGCGCCTGGCGGACGAGCCGGATCTGGCGGACGCATTTGACGCCGCGCTGGCCATGGCGGAGCAGACAGGCGTGTGGGAGCTGGACGCACGCATCGCTTCGGTACTGGCAGGTCTGGGACTGGCGAAGGTGCCGCTGGAGACCAGGCTGGGTGACATGTCCGGAGGTCAGCGTCGTCGTTTCGCACTGGCCGCGCTCCTGCTGCGCCCGGTCGACGCGATGGTGCTCGACGAGCCGACGAACCACCTCGACGATGAGGGCGTGGACTTCCTGATCAACGAGCTCAAGGAATTCCGCGGCCCCGTGCTGGTGGCCAGCCACGACCGTTTCTTCCTGGACAAGGCCGCCGATTCGCTCGTCGACCTGGATCCCGGGCTGGGTCATGAGGGCGGCACCGGAGAGGGCACCCGGCAGGGCACCCTGTTCACCGGATCCTTCACCGACTACCTGCAGTCCCGCGAGGACATCCGCCGCCGGTGGGAGGAGCTCTACGTGGCGCAGGAGCATGAGCGTTCCCGGCTGGAGAAGGCCTCGGACCAGGGTGAATCGGATATCTTCCACCGGGAGGTGTCCAAGTCGGAGTCACGGATCTCGGACAAGTTCTACGCCGACCGCGCCGCAAAGACGCTGGGCAACCGGCTGCGTTCCGCCCGCAACCGCCTCGAGGCCCTGGAACGGGACGAGCTTCCGCCGCCACCCGCCCGACTCACATTCCACGGCATCCCGGAGCACACCACGCTGGCCTCGCTGGGCGAGCCCGCCGTGGTGGCGAGGGATCTGTGGGTGGGCGACCGTCTGGGCCCCCTGACGGTGACCGTCCAGCCGGGCGAACACTGGCTCGTCGAGGGCCCCAACGGCGCAGGAAAATCGACGTTCCTGAAGGCGGTGGAAGGCAAGATGCAGATCACCGAGGGTCTGCTGCGCATCCCTGAGGAGGTGAGCATCGCCCGGCTGAGCCAGGATGACGAATGGATTGACCTGGACACCCCGGCCGAGGAGATCTTCGCGGCGAAGGTGCCGCCGAAGTCCCCCACCCTCGTCGAGATGGGCCTGATGGATGCCGAGACCGCTGCCCGCCCCCTCGGCGAACTGTCACTGGGCCAGCGCAGGAGGGTGTCGCTGGGCGTCATCCTGGCGTCCCCACCGGACATTCTGCTTCTCGACGAGCCCACCAACCATCTCTCCCTCGCCCTCGCGGAGGAGTTGGAGGAGGCGTTGGAGGAGTTCCCGGGCACGGTGCTCCTGGCCACCCATGACCGGTGGATCCGCCGTCGGTGGGCGGTACGGACCAGCGGCCGCGGCAAGATACTCTCACTGCCGGGCCGCCGGGACGATTAA
- a CDS encoding choice-of-anchor I family protein: MFFRRTAVSLCAAVATGLSIAPAHAAVVAEPITHSAPGAALSVTPIGSYESGIFDASAAEIVAYHAASERVLTVNARSGSIDLLDIADPTSPQKVGEVSGGAGTTINSVAVRADGLAVATVEPTTKTDPGRVIFFDAAGNGSVLGSLPVGALPDMVAITGDGRYALVANEGEPAEDYSIDPEGSVSVITLPEGVRAATEVRTADFHNYNAPGALPEGVRIFGQIGDSETVAQNLEPEYVTISGDKAYVSLQENNAIAVVDIRTATVEDIFPLGTVDLGDVPMDISDKDGGINIANWPIKSFRLPDAIESYSAGGATYIVTANEGDARDWDGYSEESRLKGLGRNGVAPICEGYVDDIAELQKDENAGRLNITLAEGLNGDGTCYEQIYSYGGRGFSIFDHTGNLVFNSDDSFEKILAEAVPEYFNSNHSESNLEGRSDDKGPEPEGVALGEIDGRTYAFIGLERIGGVMVYDISDPSAATFVTYVNNRDFSVSMEDEADQAAALPKAGDLGPEGLVFIPATDSPNGKNLLVVGNEVSGTTTIFRIDDLPGGGFSRPEVSSLSSR; the protein is encoded by the coding sequence CGGCCGTGGCCACCGGTCTCAGCATCGCCCCGGCGCATGCCGCTGTCGTCGCCGAGCCGATCACCCATTCCGCTCCGGGCGCCGCCCTGTCGGTCACCCCGATCGGTTCCTACGAATCCGGGATCTTCGACGCCTCGGCAGCCGAGATCGTGGCCTACCACGCGGCATCCGAGCGGGTTCTCACCGTCAACGCCCGGTCCGGCAGCATCGACCTCCTGGACATCGCTGATCCGACCTCCCCGCAGAAGGTCGGCGAGGTCTCCGGCGGCGCGGGCACGACCATCAACTCGGTGGCCGTCCGCGCGGACGGCCTGGCCGTCGCCACCGTCGAGCCGACGACCAAAACCGACCCGGGCCGTGTCATCTTCTTCGATGCGGCCGGAAACGGTAGCGTCCTCGGTTCCCTGCCGGTCGGTGCCCTGCCGGACATGGTGGCGATCACCGGGGACGGCAGGTACGCGCTCGTCGCCAACGAGGGCGAGCCGGCCGAAGACTACTCGATCGACCCGGAGGGCTCCGTCTCCGTGATCACCCTCCCGGAGGGTGTCAGGGCCGCCACCGAGGTCCGCACCGCCGACTTCCATAACTACAACGCGCCGGGCGCCCTCCCCGAGGGCGTGCGCATCTTCGGGCAGATCGGCGACTCGGAAACCGTCGCCCAGAACCTGGAGCCGGAGTACGTCACCATCTCAGGAGACAAGGCCTACGTCTCCCTGCAGGAGAACAACGCCATCGCCGTCGTCGACATCAGGACCGCAACCGTGGAGGACATCTTCCCGCTGGGCACCGTCGACCTGGGGGACGTCCCGATGGACATCTCCGACAAGGACGGCGGCATCAACATCGCCAACTGGCCCATCAAGTCCTTCCGCCTGCCGGATGCCATCGAGTCCTACTCTGCCGGCGGCGCCACCTACATCGTCACCGCCAACGAAGGCGACGCCCGCGACTGGGACGGCTACTCCGAGGAATCCCGACTCAAGGGTCTGGGCAGGAACGGGGTGGCCCCCATCTGTGAGGGATACGTCGACGACATCGCTGAGCTCCAGAAGGATGAGAACGCCGGCCGCCTGAACATCACCCTCGCCGAAGGCCTGAACGGGGACGGCACCTGCTACGAGCAGATCTACTCCTACGGTGGCCGTGGTTTCTCCATCTTCGATCACACCGGCAACCTCGTCTTCAACTCGGACGACAGCTTCGAAAAGATCCTGGCCGAGGCGGTCCCGGAGTACTTCAACTCCAACCACAGCGAGTCCAACCTCGAGGGCCGCTCAGACGACAAGGGCCCCGAGCCGGAGGGCGTGGCGCTCGGCGAGATCGACGGCCGCACCTACGCCTTCATCGGCCTGGAGCGCATCGGCGGCGTGATGGTCTACGACATCTCCGATCCCTCCGCCGCCACGTTCGTCACCTACGTGAACAACCGCGACTTCTCCGTCTCCATGGAGGACGAGGCGGACCAGGCTGCCGCACTGCCGAAGGCCGGCGACCTGGGTCCGGAGGGCCTGGTGTTCATCCCGGCCACCGACTCCCCCAACGGGAAGAACCTGCTCGTCGTGGGCAACGAGGTCTCCGGCACCACCACGATCTTCCGGATCGATGACCTCCCGGGCGGCGGATTCTCCCGCCCGGAGGTGTCTTCGCTGTCCTCGCGTTAG
- a CDS encoding cobalamin-independent methionine synthase II family protein, translated as MSVNKIRTTHVGSLPRTPELLEANLKRSAGELADEQFFEILQTSVDQVVKRQVDMGIDIVNEGEYGHITSGAIDYGAWWNYSFSRIGGLTMTDEDRWASQSVERSTPGNIKLTSFADRRDRQLFNEAYEDPESGIFAGRAKVGNPKFTGPVTYIGQDEVETDAKLMRNAMDAAGATDGFVAALSPGSAARLKNEYYATDDEVVWACADAMAQEYKAITDAGFTVQLDAPDLAESWDQINPEPTLADYRDWLRTRVDAINHSVRGLPKEQTRLHICWGSWHGPHVTDVPFGDIIEEILRAEVGGFSFEGASPRHAHEWRIWQEHKLPEGSLIYPGVISHSTNAVEHPRLVADRIIQFAEVVGPENVVASTDCGLGGRLHHQIAWAKLDSLVEGARIASEELF; from the coding sequence ATGTCAGTGAACAAGATCCGGACCACCCACGTTGGTTCGCTGCCCCGAACCCCCGAACTGCTGGAGGCCAACCTCAAGCGTTCCGCCGGGGAGCTCGCCGACGAGCAGTTCTTCGAGATCCTCCAGACCTCCGTCGACCAGGTGGTCAAACGTCAGGTGGACATGGGCATCGACATCGTCAACGAAGGCGAGTACGGCCACATCACCTCCGGCGCCATCGACTACGGGGCCTGGTGGAACTACTCCTTCTCCCGCATCGGCGGCCTGACCATGACGGACGAGGACCGCTGGGCCAGCCAGTCGGTCGAGCGTTCCACCCCGGGCAACATCAAGCTGACCTCCTTCGCGGACCGTCGCGACCGTCAGCTGTTCAACGAGGCCTATGAAGACCCGGAGTCCGGCATCTTCGCCGGCCGCGCCAAGGTGGGCAACCCGAAGTTCACCGGCCCGGTCACCTACATCGGCCAGGATGAGGTCGAGACCGACGCGAAGCTGATGCGCAACGCGATGGACGCCGCCGGCGCCACGGACGGTTTCGTCGCCGCCCTCTCGCCCGGTTCCGCCGCCCGTTTGAAGAACGAGTACTACGCCACCGACGACGAAGTCGTGTGGGCCTGTGCCGACGCCATGGCCCAGGAGTACAAGGCCATCACCGACGCGGGATTCACCGTCCAGCTCGACGCGCCGGACCTCGCCGAGTCCTGGGACCAGATCAACCCGGAGCCCACCCTCGCGGACTACCGCGACTGGCTGCGCACCCGTGTCGACGCCATCAACCACTCCGTGCGCGGCCTGCCGAAGGAGCAGACCCGCCTGCACATCTGCTGGGGCTCCTGGCACGGCCCGCATGTCACCGACGTGCCTTTCGGTGACATCATCGAGGAGATCCTGCGCGCCGAGGTCGGCGGTTTCTCCTTCGAGGGTGCCTCCCCGCGTCACGCCCACGAGTGGCGCATCTGGCAGGAGCACAAGCTGCCGGAGGGTTCCCTGATCTACCCGGGTGTCATCTCCCACAGCACCAATGCCGTGGAGCACCCGCGTCTGGTCGCCGACCGCATCATCCAGTTCGCCGAGGTCGTCGGCCCGGAGAATGTCGTCGCCTCCACCGACTGCGGCCTGGGTGGCCGCCTGCACCACCAGATCGCCTGGGCGAAGTTGGACTCCCTGGTCGAGGGCGCCCGCATCGCCAGCGAGGAGCTCTTCTAG
- a CDS encoding RluA family pseudouridine synthase yields the protein MSRETRNLPVPEGLVGMRVDAALSRLLGLSRTVAADLAADGDVLVDGREVGKSDRLIEGAWLEVTLPATASPVTPKEELIEGMDILYADADIIAVNKPVGVAAHPTVGWDGPSVVGGLAAAGFRISTSGPPERKGIVQRLDVGTSGVMVVAASERAYTVLKNAFRDRTVKKIYHALVQGHPDPFTGTIDAPIGRHPSAGWRFAVTTDGKAAVTHYKTIEAFREATLLEVSLETGRTHQIRVHMSAIGHPCVGDPMYGSDPNLGERLGLIRQWLHAVRIGFQHPGTGRYMEIEAPYPADLAHALEVIRG from the coding sequence ATGAGCCGCGAAACGCGCAACCTTCCCGTCCCGGAGGGCCTGGTCGGCATGCGTGTCGACGCCGCCCTCTCCCGACTCCTCGGACTCTCCCGCACCGTCGCGGCGGATCTCGCCGCCGACGGCGATGTGCTTGTCGACGGCCGCGAGGTCGGCAAGTCCGACCGGCTCATCGAGGGCGCGTGGCTGGAGGTGACCCTTCCTGCCACCGCGTCGCCGGTGACTCCGAAGGAGGAACTCATCGAGGGAATGGACATCCTCTACGCCGACGCGGACATCATCGCCGTGAACAAACCCGTCGGCGTCGCCGCACACCCGACCGTCGGCTGGGACGGGCCCAGCGTCGTCGGTGGCCTGGCTGCCGCCGGTTTCCGCATCTCCACCTCGGGTCCGCCGGAGCGCAAGGGAATCGTCCAACGCCTGGACGTGGGGACCTCCGGCGTCATGGTCGTCGCCGCCTCCGAGCGCGCCTACACAGTCCTGAAGAACGCCTTCCGCGACCGCACGGTGAAGAAGATCTACCATGCCCTGGTCCAGGGCCATCCCGACCCGTTCACCGGCACCATCGACGCGCCCATCGGCCGGCACCCCTCCGCCGGCTGGCGCTTCGCGGTGACCACCGACGGCAAGGCCGCCGTCACCCACTACAAGACGATCGAGGCCTTCCGCGAGGCGACCCTCCTCGAGGTCAGCCTGGAGACCGGTCGCACCCACCAGATCCGCGTCCACATGTCCGCCATCGGTCACCCCTGCGTCGGCGACCCCATGTACGGTTCCGACCCGAACCTGGGGGAGCGCCTCGGGCTGATCCGCCAGTGGCTCCACGCCGTACGCATCGGTTTCCAGCACCCCGGCACCGGCCGGTACATGGAGATCGAGGCCCCGTACCCCGCTGACCTGGCGCATGCGCTCGAAGTGATCCGCGGATGA
- the lspA gene encoding signal peptidase II, whose translation MVAVSTRTPRPSEKYVTFMAVIILGVAVIDQATKALMLSWLEPGVPVPILGDWFRLLLLFNPGAAFSMGENSTWLFTTIQLTFVVAIAFAAPKIRDRGTALGLAFIAGGALGNLTDRLFREPGFWFGHVVDFISVGGFAVFNLADSAITLGVVVFVIAMFADERRKVEA comes from the coding sequence ATGGTTGCCGTGAGCACGAGAACCCCGAGACCATCCGAAAAATACGTCACCTTCATGGCGGTGATCATTCTCGGGGTTGCGGTCATCGACCAGGCCACGAAGGCGCTCATGCTGTCCTGGCTGGAGCCCGGTGTGCCGGTGCCGATCCTCGGGGACTGGTTCCGCCTCCTCCTCCTCTTCAACCCCGGCGCGGCCTTCTCCATGGGGGAGAACTCCACCTGGTTGTTCACCACCATCCAGCTGACGTTCGTGGTCGCCATCGCCTTCGCAGCACCGAAGATCCGCGACCGGGGCACGGCGCTGGGGTTGGCATTCATCGCCGGCGGCGCCCTGGGTAACCTCACCGACCGTCTCTTCCGGGAGCCGGGTTTCTGGTTCGGCCACGTCGTGGACTTCATTTCCGTCGGCGGTTTCGCGGTGTTCAACCTGGCGGATTCCGCCATCACCCTCGGTGTCGTTGTCTTCGTCATCGCCATGTTCGCCGACGAGCGTCGAAAGGTCGAGGCATGA